One genomic region from Nostoc sphaeroides encodes:
- the vapC gene encoding type II toxin-antitoxin system tRNA(fMet)-specific endonuclease VapC: protein MIYSLDSNVCIRLINNSSAAVTNRLASQQPKDILISTITQLELYYGAYRSFQQERNLEILQRFFSQFTIIPLDAEAARIAGIIRAELAANGTPIGPYDLQIAAIAIANNLILVTHNTREFGRVNGLQLEDWEEES from the coding sequence TTGATTTATTCACTCGATTCAAATGTCTGTATCCGCTTAATAAATAATAGTAGTGCTGCGGTAACAAATCGTTTGGCATCCCAACAACCAAAAGATATTTTAATTTCTACGATAACCCAGTTAGAACTCTACTATGGTGCTTACCGTAGCTTTCAGCAGGAGAGAAATTTAGAAATATTGCAACGTTTTTTTAGTCAGTTTACTATCATACCTTTAGATGCGGAAGCTGCAAGGATAGCAGGGATAATTCGGGCTGAGTTAGCTGCTAATGGTACGCCGATTGGCCCTTATGATTTACAGATTGCGGCTATTGCAATAGCGAATAATTTGATATTAGTGACGCATAATACACGGGAATTTGGTCGAGTGAATGGGTTGCAGCTTGAAGATTGGGAGGAAGAAAGTTGA
- a CDS encoding Uma2 family endonuclease has translation MLLLDPKTLQPTEDQRLILYDVTWEQYEQLSDMFVDQFPRMTYLEGTLEIIMTTSPEHERLKKIIARLLEAYAEERDINLNGYGSTTFRKQAVKKGAEPDECYCLGELNEVPDIAIEIVITSGGIDKLEVYRGLGVKEVWFWKNQQFDFYYLSEIDGKYTQSSNSILLPNFDPVLLASFVSETNQTQAVKLYRKALQNQNS, from the coding sequence ATGTTACTTTTAGACCCGAAGACACTTCAACCAACCGAAGACCAACGGCTCATTCTTTATGATGTCACCTGGGAACAATATGAACAACTCTCTGATATGTTTGTTGATCAATTTCCCCGGATGACTTATTTAGAAGGAACACTAGAAATTATTATGACTACCTCTCCAGAACATGAACGCCTCAAAAAAATAATTGCGAGATTACTAGAGGCTTATGCAGAGGAAAGAGACATTAACCTTAATGGTTATGGTAGTACTACTTTTCGTAAGCAAGCTGTTAAAAAAGGCGCAGAACCAGATGAATGTTACTGTCTAGGAGAACTCAATGAAGTACCAGATATTGCCATAGAGATTGTTATAACTAGTGGCGGAATTGACAAACTAGAGGTTTATCGAGGCTTAGGCGTAAAAGAAGTTTGGTTTTGGAAAAACCAGCAATTCGATTTTTATTATTTATCAGAAATTGATGGCAAATATACTCAAAGTTCTAATAGTATATTATTACCAAATTTCGACCCGGTTTTGCTAGCTAGTTTTGTTAGCGAAACTAATCAAACACAGGCGGTTAAACTATATCGAAAAGCATTGCAAAATCAAAATAGCTAA
- a CDS encoding prevent-host-death protein — MTDALQYICDSEGQTVSVVVPIALWQEIMGEKETAYLLNSPAMKARLLTARKRQEGISLEAACEKLGI, encoded by the coding sequence ATGACTGACGCATTACAATACATCTGTGATTCAGAAGGGCAAACAGTTTCCGTAGTTGTCCCCATTGCTCTTTGGCAAGAAATAATGGGTGAGAAAGAAACTGCTTATCTGCTGAACAGTCCAGCCATGAAAGCAAGATTACTTACAGCTAGAAAACGTCAAGAGGGAATTTCCTTGGAAGCAGCCTGTGAAAAACTTGGAATTTGA